The proteins below are encoded in one region of Saccopteryx leptura isolate mSacLep1 chromosome 1, mSacLep1_pri_phased_curated, whole genome shotgun sequence:
- the KRAS gene encoding GTPase KRas isoform X2, protein MTEYKLVVVGAGGVGKSALTIQLIQNHFVDEYDPTIEDSYRKQVVIDGETCLLDILDTAGQEEYSAMRDQYMRTGEGFLCVFAINNTKSFEDIHHYREQIKRVKDSEDVPMVLVGNKCDLPSRTVDTKQAQDLARSYGIPFIETSAKTRQRVEDAFYTLVREIRQYRLKKITKEEKTPGCVKIKKCIVM, encoded by the exons ATGACTGAATATAAACTTGTGGTAGTTGGAGCTGGTGGCGTAGGCAAGAGCGCCTTGACGATACAGCTAATTCAGAATCACTTTGTGGATGAATATGATCCTACAATAGAG GACTCCTACAGGAAACAAGTAGTAATTGATGGAGAGACTTGCCTCTTGGATATTCTCGACACAGCAGGTCAAGAGGAGTACAGTGCAATGAGGGACCAGTACATGAGAACTGGGGAGGGGTTTCTTTGTGTATTTGCCATAAATAATACTAAATCATTTGAAGATATTCACCATTATAG agaacaaataaaaagagtTAAAGACTCTGAAGATGTACCTATGGTCCTAGTAGGAAATAAATGTGATTTGCCTTCTAGAACAGTAGACACAAAACAGGCTCAGGACTTAGCAAGAAGTTATGGAATTCCTTTTATTGAAACATCAGCAAAGACAAGACAG AGAGTGGAGGATGCTTTTTATACATTGGTGAGAGAGATCCGACAATACAGattgaaaaaaatcaccaaaGAAGAAAAGACTCCTGGCtgtgtgaaaattaaaaaatgcattgtAATGTAA